One genomic window of Quercus robur chromosome 6, dhQueRobu3.1, whole genome shotgun sequence includes the following:
- the LOC126733409 gene encoding uncharacterized protein LOC126733409, protein MDHQDHIKLHTPGLEGHGVHVCRKCGWPFPNPHPSAKLRRAHKRICGTIEGYKLVDSEGNTHLNVSDDEHSDDGHKPPGPKVVEPSNIAKDIGGIGARSNISEDEVFSDAVAEFSDSGTKSRVEEPLKNAQEPATNAEKVAKDDPSINKSFKDGGIAEIIEPPSLSSESSQTGNPEDPESIVNQLRTSPEFEDHVSTFTVSSKASSFSDCIAEESVMHSYDGKNSPSDSNNVKPETLTDASQESEKISASEDVIKCPLASVVQEPDTKGTEETKLDRNLMASMVSPSRFAGKSFELVSKSEVTKGKTSDPVPDDTVIQTGEEHDGGSSSKMSQNDLTPEVDSADHVNAAIDTFQLKVDAGHAVKDLASSGDIIESGSKKEEGNYSLHVLPVRDDSSDHVNASIDASQINVIAAEGIHSANSGYISESCNKKEETNENENVNVLSVPDDTSILDPPAIMVEDFKDNKGVKLHEYASLDSCATIMDKEDANGSASKEQYSSFQPRQLNEGAEVPSSAILVLEDSGDSNGSSVAVVNEVLVEEEADVSQVKLTINEKEVPAEAVITDMEENHTVQSHEVPETHDICDDALQVNFPENAMELSSDAVINQATNLVGGDDAGNCEKAMTEKLDGIGDNIGKSVSEENYTKISGKNSESIGNPFESPVYPTIKLPEGDEAGDREKGKIQKYDVDGIESKDESKEHLSMKSKLFSESASSLHESQTVADNIMDGSVKKLPEHECMDFDGVYLSRVGKNSFSDTGIKKDEINGNEVEIKSIGRSTANESYHGGHVNSLHKTSGDDMTKESHPSHLDSESSFQSSAAVDENHAREFGVGASGITSESLEGDSNFVKQQVAASAMDVSVDSSSQTDSLEGHWGSVSVLSTQSDAAVVIDAEALPSSDSQASAKAEKGNLEKPREAAEEQQHSEKSDMFEAPSFMTLVESRDGVDQKAAASEIQMGQNSQQESASLQAGWFPSLTHVVNESQGRKKNEEIIAKVTNWSTGKQHTPLKTLLGEASLETKSKSPRPKENPAPAIQKDETVPKDNGAFATTVNTILGPESPTNEAAKSQAKKEWNSPARYPSEIKREKRKVKGRPYWVQFVCCSSMN, encoded by the exons ATGGATCACCAAGATCACATTAAGCTTCACACGCCag GGCTCGAGGGCCATGGAGTCCATGTTTGTCGCAAATGTGGATGGCCCTTTCCAAATCCACACCCAAGTGCCAAACTCAGACGTGCACACAAGAGGATTTGTGGAACTATTGAAGGTTACAAGCTGGTTGACTCTGAGGGGAACACCCATTTGAATGTTTCTGATGATGAGCACTCTGATGATGGTCACAAACCCCCTG GTCCAAAAGTTGTCGAGCCAAGTAACATTGCGAAGGATATTGGTGGAATTGGGGCAAGATCGAATATATCAGAAGATGAAGTGTTTTCAGATGCGGTTGCCGAATTTTCAGATAGTGGAACTAAGTCAAGGGTTGAAGAACCATTAAAGAATGCTCAAGAACCAGCAACTAATGCGGAAAAGGTTGCTAAGGATGATCCAAGTATCAACAAATCATTTAAGGATGGTGGCATTGCTG AAATTATTGAGCCACCAAGTCTTTCCAGTGAAAGCAGCCAAACAGGGAATCCTGAAGATCCTGAAAGTATAGTTAATCAGTTGAGGACTTCACCAGAGTTTGAAGATCATGTGTCCACCTTTACCGTCAGTTCAAAAGCAAGTTCTTTTTCAGATTGTATAGCTGAAGAATCTGTTATGCATAGTTATGATGGGAAAAATTCACCGAGCGATTCAAATAACGTCAAGCCTGAAACTTTAACAGATGCATCACAAGAAAGTGAGAAGATCAGTGCTAGTGAGGATGTTATCAAATGCCCTTTGGCTTCTGTTGTGCAGGAGCCTGACACAAAGGGAACTGAAGAAACTAAGTTAGATAGAAATCTAATGGCTTCTATGGTCTCACCCAGTAGATTTGCTGGAAAATCATTTGAGTTAGTGTCAAAGTCAGAAGTAACAAAGGGAAAAACTTCAGATCCTGTGCCCGATGATACAGTTATCCAGACAGGGGAAGAGCATGATGGTGGGTCCAGTTCTAAGATGAGCCAAAATGATCTTACTCCCGAAGTTGATTCTGCTGATCATGTTAATGCTGCTATTGATACGTTTCAGCTCAAGGTGGATGCTGGACATGCAGTAAAAGATCTTGCCAGTTCTGGTGACATAATTGAGAGTGGCAGCAAAAAGGAAGAAGGGAATTACAGTCTACATGTCCTTCCTGTGCGTGATGATTCTTCTGATCATGTGAATGCCTCTATTGATGCTTCTCAAATCAATGTGATTGCTGCTGAAGGAATACACTCTGCCAATTCTGGCTATATAAGTGAGAGTTGCAACAAAAAGgaagaaacaaatgaaaatgaaaatgtgaaTGTCCTTTCTGTGCCTGATGATACATCAATATTAGACCCTCCTGCAATCATGGTTGAAGATTTTAAAGACAACAAAGGAGTGAAACTACATGAATATGCAAGCCTGGACTCATGTGCAACAATTATGGATAAGGAAGATGCTAATGGTTCTGCTTCTAAGGAGCAATATTCCAGTTTCCAACCAAGGCAATTGAACGAGGGAGCTGAGGTCCCTTCTTCAGCTATTCTTGTTTTGGAAGACAGTGGTGATTCGAATGGGAGCAGTGTGGCTGTGGTTAATGAAGTGCTTGTTGAAGAGGAAGCTGATGTGTCCCAGGTCAAGCTCACAATTAATGAAAAAGAAGTTCCTGCAGAAGCTGTGATCACTGACATGGAGGAAAACCATACCGTCCAGTCTCATGAAGTACCAGAAACTCATGATATTTGCGATGATGCGTTACAGGTTAATTTTCCTGAAAATGCTATGGAATTATCATCTGATGCTGTAATCAACCAAGCAACAAATCTAGTTGGTGGGGATGATGCTGGCAATTGTGAGAAAGCTATGACTGAGAAATTGGATGGGATTGGAGATAACATTGGAAAATCTGTTTCAGAGGAAAACTATACCAAAATCTCAGGAAAAAATTCTGAATCTATAGGTAATCCCTTTGAATCCCCAGTTTATCCAACAATCAAATTACCTGAAGGTGATGAAGCTGGTGATCGTGAAAAGGGCAAAATTCAAAAGTATGATGTAGATGGAATTGAAAGCAAGGATGAATCTAAGGAGCATCTTTCAATGAAATCAAAACTATTTTCTGAGTCTGCCAGCAGTCTTCACGAATCACAAACGGTTGCAGATAACATAATGGATGGGTCTGTGAAAAAGTTACCAGAACATGAATGCATGGATTTTGATGGAGTTTATTTAAGCAGAGTTGGCAAGAACAGTTTTTCAGATACTGGcataaaaaaagatgaaatcAATGGCAATGAAGTGGAAATAAAATCTATTGGACGAAGTACTGCTAATGAGTCATACCATGGGGGACATGTCAACTCATTACATAAAACCTCAGGAGATGACATGACAAAAGAGTCACATCCCTCTCATTTGGACAGTGAATCTTCTTTTCAAAGTTCTGCTGCTGTTGATGAAAACCATGCAAGAGAGTTTGGTGTGGGTGCTTCTGGAATTACTTCCGAGTCTTTGGAAGGCGATAGTAACTTTGTTAAGCAACAGGTTGCTGCATCTGCAATGGATGTTTCAGTTGATTCCTCTAGCCAAACTGATAGTTTGGAAGGCCATTGGGGGTCTGTTTCAG TGCTTTCTACCCAATCAGATGCAGCAGTGGTTATTGATGCTGAAGCTTTGCCATCATCTGATTCCCAAGCATCAGCAAAAGCAGAGAAAGGCAACTTGGAGAAGCCAAGAGAAGCCGCTGAGGAACAACAGCATTCTgaaaaatcagatatgtttGAGGCACCATCTTTTATGACATTAGTTGAATCTAGAGATGGGGTTGACCAAAAAGCAGCTGCTTCCGAGATCCAGATGGGACAGAATTCGCAACAGGAGTCTGCATCTTTGCAGGCCGGGTGGTTTCCTTCTCTTACTCATGTTGTGAATGAATCACAGGGGAGAAAGAAGAATGAAGAGATTATTGCGAAGGTAACAAACTGGAGCACTGGAAAGCAACACACTCCTTTAAAAACCCTTCTGGGTGAAGCTTCCCTTGAAACCAAATCAAAGTCACCAAGACCTAAAGAAAATCCAGCTCCTGCAATTCAGAAAGATGAAACAGTGCCAAAAGATAATGGTGCTTTTGCCACAACAGTTAACACTATTTTAGGTCCTGAGTCGCCTACAAATGAGGCTGCCAAGTCACAGGCGAAAAAAGAATGGAACTCTCCAGCAAGGTATCCTTCAGAaattaagagagaaaagaggaaagTCAAGGGGAGACCATATTGGGTACAATTTGTCTGCTGCTCATCTATGAATTAG